One region of Vibrio sp. FE10 genomic DNA includes:
- a CDS encoding peptidoglycan DD-metalloendopeptidase family protein, whose amino-acid sequence MKFLRTGLIITAISAFSLAALLSFHPEPAKDISIQITPYQNSQISDEESAEPHVKPSSLVKIHYFVKVGDTLSNVFSSWQLPYGTVQKVLEADLESLKLDTIKPGDHLELLLDSETKQLVELIFHESLVEQAVYTKNDDGTFSYQFIETPGEWKEKLYAGAVTGSFSMSAHRAGLTTAQIANITRTLKDKINFSKELRVGDSFNVLVKEQYTEDHLTGKTEVQGISIKLRNREVAAFLAPDGRFYDREGNSLEQAFNRYPIDKQFRRITSPFNPFRKHPVTGRISPHNGTDFATPVGSPIYSTGDGRVVALRDHPYAGKYLVIEHNSVYTTRYLHLSRFLVKKGQQVKRGQKIALSGATGRLTGPHLHFEVLVRGKAVDSMKADLPLASSILPKDKGAFLARIASFDDIISEQQGTAS is encoded by the coding sequence ATGAAGTTCCTTCGCACTGGCCTGATCATTACTGCGATCAGCGCATTTTCACTTGCTGCTTTGCTCTCTTTTCACCCTGAGCCTGCAAAAGATATCTCAATTCAAATAACACCTTATCAAAACTCTCAGATTTCTGATGAGGAAAGCGCTGAACCACACGTTAAGCCAAGTTCACTGGTTAAAATCCATTACTTCGTAAAGGTTGGCGATACGCTTAGTAACGTATTTTCATCATGGCAGCTCCCTTATGGAACCGTCCAAAAGGTGCTGGAAGCGGATCTTGAGTCGTTAAAATTGGATACTATTAAACCAGGTGATCACCTAGAACTACTTTTGGACAGTGAAACGAAGCAGCTCGTTGAATTGATCTTCCACGAAAGCTTGGTTGAACAGGCTGTTTATACAAAAAATGATGACGGCACGTTCAGTTATCAATTCATAGAAACCCCCGGGGAATGGAAAGAAAAACTGTACGCAGGTGCGGTGACAGGAAGCTTTTCGATGTCGGCTCATCGAGCGGGTTTGACTACTGCACAGATAGCCAATATCACTCGAACGCTGAAAGATAAGATTAACTTCTCCAAAGAACTCAGAGTTGGTGACAGCTTTAATGTGTTGGTTAAAGAGCAATACACGGAAGATCACTTAACGGGTAAGACTGAAGTGCAAGGGATCTCCATCAAGTTACGAAATAGGGAAGTGGCGGCTTTTCTTGCTCCGGATGGACGTTTCTATGACCGAGAAGGCAATAGCCTTGAGCAAGCTTTCAATCGATACCCAATAGATAAACAATTCCGAAGAATTACTTCGCCATTCAATCCGTTCCGTAAGCACCCTGTGACTGGGCGTATATCACCACATAATGGTACTGATTTCGCGACACCTGTGGGCTCACCGATTTATTCAACCGGAGACGGAAGGGTTGTGGCGCTACGTGACCACCCTTACGCAGGAAAGTACCTAGTGATTGAGCATAACAGTGTTTACACAACTCGTTATTTGCACCTGAGCCGCTTCTTGGTGAAGAAAGGGCAACAGGTTAAGCGAGGTCAGAAGATAGCGCTATCGGGTGCAACAGGCCGTTTAACGGGGCCTCACCTACATTTTGAGGTGTTGGTACGTGGAAAAGCGGTCGACTCGATGAAGGCTGACCTACCTTTGGCAAGTTCTATATTGCCGAAAGACAAGGGTGCGTTCCTTGCTCGAATTGCGTCTTTCGATGACATCATCTCTGAGCAACAAGGCACAGCGAGTTAA
- a CDS encoding heavy metal-binding domain-containing protein encodes MIITTTQSVEGKRIVDYKGVIAGEAILGVNVFKDMFSGIRDFVGGRSGTYEKELEKARNYAFKELEQKAIEAGANAVVGVDIDYEVLGTGNGMLMVSASGTAVVVA; translated from the coding sequence ATGATTATTACCACCACACAATCTGTCGAAGGCAAACGCATTGTCGACTACAAAGGGGTTATTGCCGGAGAAGCCATTCTAGGGGTTAACGTTTTCAAAGATATGTTCTCAGGCATTCGAGATTTCGTCGGTGGACGTTCTGGTACTTATGAAAAGGAACTGGAGAAAGCACGTAACTACGCATTCAAAGAGCTGGAACAGAAAGCCATTGAGGCGGGCGCAAACGCGGTGGTTGGCGTCGATATTGATTACGAAGTATTGGGGACGGGTAATGGCATGCTGATGGTTTCAGCCAGTGGCACAGCTGTCGTTGTCGCTTAA
- a CDS encoding cytochrome b: MASVIIYATIAGYVMHFVTGNPELFSFLSVLNMSLATVATPLLAIRYVWSHFRTSPPMPSSVAAGQICIAKLAHSLMYLVMFMVFSTGYLMLKEPYSLFWLTTVDNLITDPAINSFFFYLHRASCIALACLIFLHISAALKHHFVSKNYVLKMMI; encoded by the coding sequence ATGGCTTCTGTGATCATCTATGCAACTATCGCAGGGTATGTGATGCACTTTGTCACCGGCAATCCAGAGCTATTTTCTTTCCTGTCAGTGCTTAACATGTCGCTGGCTACTGTCGCTACTCCTTTGTTGGCGATACGATATGTATGGAGTCATTTTAGAACCTCTCCGCCCATGCCTTCATCTGTGGCTGCTGGTCAAATATGCATTGCCAAGCTCGCCCATTCACTCATGTATCTCGTTATGTTCATGGTTTTCAGCACCGGTTATTTAATGCTTAAAGAGCCCTATTCATTATTTTGGCTGACAACCGTCGACAACCTAATAACCGACCCTGCAATCAACAGCTTCTTTTTCTATTTACATCGTGCCAGTTGTATTGCCCTTGCTTGTTTGATCTTCTTGCATATTAGTGCCGCGCTCAAACATCACTTCGTTTCTAAGAATTACGTGTTGAAGATGATGATCTAG
- a CDS encoding LysR substrate-binding domain-containing protein — MKKLVPLKSVYAFIAVAETGSMTDAARVLYVSHSAVSQAIKSLEQLVNKPLFQRVGRRVVLNAAGKRYYRKVAPALEQVIEATEELAKTPNDHRITLNMVNSLAMHWWIPRVPDFQAFAPSLDIRISTLTGPFDIEQEGVDIALVHGKPNEWDKYYSEKLGNDDLVLVCSPALLKNQMGLSVEQLVKQNPTIGAFNPRRQHDWQVWCDHYQIPMPTFHSNLTFDVSIQAVQAATRSLGVLVTHRLFVKDDISHGMLVEISEPVANPHQDFYFVCPKNKLKQESVLKLRTWLRHEFTRSETKLSE; from the coding sequence ATGAAAAAACTCGTTCCGCTTAAATCCGTTTATGCGTTCATCGCTGTGGCTGAAACAGGCAGCATGACCGACGCTGCTCGTGTGTTGTACGTCAGCCACTCTGCGGTAAGCCAAGCTATCAAATCATTGGAACAACTGGTCAATAAACCATTATTCCAACGTGTAGGCCGTCGTGTTGTCCTCAATGCCGCAGGTAAGCGATATTATCGTAAAGTCGCGCCAGCATTAGAACAGGTGATAGAAGCGACAGAAGAGCTTGCCAAAACGCCTAACGATCACCGCATTACTCTCAACATGGTCAATTCACTCGCGATGCACTGGTGGATCCCACGAGTGCCTGACTTCCAAGCCTTTGCTCCCTCTCTTGATATCCGTATTTCCACGTTAACCGGCCCTTTTGATATCGAGCAGGAAGGTGTCGATATTGCCCTTGTCCATGGAAAACCGAACGAGTGGGACAAATATTACAGCGAAAAGCTCGGTAACGATGATCTGGTATTGGTGTGCAGCCCTGCACTATTGAAAAACCAAATGGGATTAAGCGTTGAACAACTTGTGAAACAAAACCCAACCATTGGTGCGTTTAACCCAAGGCGACAGCATGACTGGCAAGTGTGGTGCGATCATTACCAAATACCAATGCCGACATTCCACAGTAACTTAACGTTCGATGTATCCATTCAAGCCGTGCAAGCTGCGACTCGCTCGCTTGGTGTATTAGTCACTCACCGCTTGTTTGTAAAAGATGACATCAGCCATGGCATGTTGGTCGAAATCAGTGAACCAGTAGCTAACCCCCATCAAGATTTCTACTTCGTTTGCCCAAAAAACAAATTAAAACAAGAAAGTGTGCTAAAACTGAGAACATGGTTGAGGCATGAATTCACACGCTCAGAGACAAAACTCAGCGAGTAA
- a CDS encoding phosphatase gives MELKVDTHTHTYASGHAYSTLIENAKSAKQNGLAMFCTTDHSESMPGAPHYWFFSNQRVLPRFIEDVAIIRGVESNIMNTQGEIDIHPSVDKNLDWVIASFHEPVFRPSDVATHTEALLNVIKGGRIDALGHLGNPNFDFDFEAVIQCAAEHNVAIEINNTTLKGNSRVGSVDRCYEIARIAKAKGAFITTGSDAHFCVDVGGLDLVSSLLDEVGVDSSKVITHSPKQFLAFLALRGRQSIAEFSAFE, from the coding sequence ATGGAACTTAAAGTAGACACTCACACCCACACATACGCAAGTGGTCATGCATACAGCACGCTGATCGAAAACGCGAAATCGGCAAAACAAAACGGTTTAGCTATGTTTTGTACTACTGACCATTCCGAGTCTATGCCGGGCGCGCCACACTATTGGTTTTTCAGTAACCAGCGTGTGCTTCCTCGTTTTATTGAAGATGTCGCGATTATTCGTGGTGTCGAGTCCAACATCATGAACACACAGGGCGAAATTGATATTCATCCGAGTGTCGATAAGAACCTAGATTGGGTGATCGCGAGTTTTCATGAGCCCGTTTTTCGCCCATCGGATGTTGCCACTCACACAGAAGCGTTGTTGAATGTGATTAAAGGTGGTCGCATTGACGCACTTGGTCACTTAGGGAATCCTAATTTTGATTTCGATTTTGAAGCTGTGATTCAATGCGCGGCAGAACATAACGTAGCAATCGAAATTAATAACACCACGCTTAAAGGCAATAGCCGCGTTGGCAGTGTTGATCGCTGTTACGAGATTGCAAGAATTGCCAAAGCGAAAGGGGCATTTATTACCACAGGAAGCGACGCGCATTTTTGCGTAGATGTAGGCGGGTTGGATCTCGTGTCTTCATTACTTGATGAAGTGGGCGTAGATTCGAGCAAGGTTATTACCCATTCGCCAAAGCAATTCCTAGCCTTTTTGGCATTACGTGGTCGCCAATCTATCGCCGAGTTTTCGGCATTTGAGTAA
- a CDS encoding DMT family transporter has translation MSDITKATTFMLLSTFSLSLSGLMAKYLSETMPISLLSFVRFFLPSLFLFLFLMFYKITKPSLDMWKPLVMRAIFMVACQWCFLTSLQTLTLVESVVLFSTGPLFIPLLEKLMFGTKIHTTTIVCLAITFVGVVMMAGDWSQFEFGSEFFRPALLLGLLAGMFNSGSQVSLYRASKTSLTPAELNAWTFLVAAIIVIPMVVFTSVSAAPDVLESAADNGTLSALLSFDELRWIGLGAFGLALFTINTQIFRSKAYKLVDSGSQLAPLIFTNMLFSALWQSLFFDDVFSTQQMIGINLIVVASISNTLLAKRHSKAKAKQTSRTTVTVATVADIAVLESAAKH, from the coding sequence ATGTCTGATATTACCAAGGCGACGACTTTCATGTTGTTGTCGACGTTCAGTTTGTCTTTAAGTGGCTTGATGGCCAAATATCTATCTGAAACGATGCCCATTTCACTATTGAGCTTTGTGCGTTTTTTCTTACCCAGTCTGTTTTTATTCCTATTCTTGATGTTTTATAAGATCACGAAACCTTCACTCGATATGTGGAAGCCTTTGGTGATGCGTGCGATTTTTATGGTGGCATGCCAGTGGTGTTTCTTGACTTCACTACAAACCTTAACGTTGGTGGAAAGTGTGGTCTTATTCAGCACGGGCCCGCTGTTTATTCCGTTGTTAGAAAAATTAATGTTTGGAACTAAGATTCATACAACGACCATCGTTTGTTTGGCTATAACCTTTGTTGGCGTCGTGATGATGGCTGGGGATTGGTCGCAGTTTGAGTTTGGCTCAGAATTCTTTAGGCCAGCGCTGTTGCTGGGTTTATTGGCAGGCATGTTTAACTCTGGCTCACAAGTGAGTTTGTACCGAGCCTCGAAGACGAGCCTGACACCCGCAGAGCTTAACGCGTGGACGTTCTTGGTCGCGGCAATCATTGTGATACCAATGGTTGTGTTTACTTCAGTATCTGCTGCTCCTGATGTGCTTGAGAGTGCTGCGGACAATGGAACCTTGTCGGCTCTGCTATCTTTTGATGAGTTGCGTTGGATTGGGCTTGGCGCTTTTGGATTGGCTCTATTTACCATTAACACGCAAATCTTCCGCTCGAAAGCGTATAAGTTGGTAGACAGCGGTTCTCAATTAGCTCCCTTAATTTTTACTAACATGCTGTTCAGTGCGTTATGGCAGAGCTTGTTCTTTGATGATGTGTTTTCAACTCAGCAGATGATTGGCATTAACCTCATTGTAGTGGCGAGTATTAGCAATACGCTATTGGCTAAAAGGCACAGCAAAGCGAAAGCCAAGCAAACATCTAGAACCACAGTGACTGTAGCGACTGTAGCGGACATTGCGGTGTTGGAGTCTGCCGCTAAACACTGA
- a CDS encoding tetratricopeptide repeat protein translates to MLRILLIAVISMFTTMSFANEEVKYSDQEYLDRPLMERYILDELKQLRMEQQDLERRLTIQMTDRELTVADKSLNYANVTVTYFFYIIAGVASLIALVGWQSLKDLKHTTKEMADQRLNSIAQEYEKKFNVLERDLKRKTRIISENNREIEIINEIHNLWLRAQNAQTAEQKIEIYDEILKVRPGDLEALTYKADAAMDMQEYHWAMSLCNRVLEVDDQNAHALYQRACAYARLGAEGQAIDDLERSIATSGSMRELLAEEPDFEMLRGLDRFEALCVE, encoded by the coding sequence ATGCTTCGAATCTTATTGATTGCAGTTATCTCAATGTTCACGACTATGAGTTTTGCAAACGAAGAGGTTAAGTACTCAGATCAAGAGTATTTGGATAGACCATTGATGGAACGCTATATCTTGGACGAGTTGAAGCAATTGCGCATGGAGCAACAAGATCTCGAGAGGCGTTTAACGATCCAAATGACCGATCGTGAACTCACCGTCGCAGATAAGTCGTTGAATTACGCCAATGTTACGGTGACTTATTTCTTCTACATCATTGCGGGCGTCGCTTCACTTATTGCATTGGTCGGGTGGCAATCACTGAAAGACCTCAAACACACCACTAAAGAAATGGCTGACCAGCGACTTAATTCGATTGCTCAAGAGTACGAAAAGAAATTTAATGTCCTTGAAAGGGATCTTAAAAGGAAAACTCGAATCATCTCTGAAAATAACCGAGAGATTGAGATCATCAATGAGATTCACAATTTATGGCTCAGAGCGCAAAACGCTCAAACGGCCGAGCAGAAAATTGAGATTTACGATGAGATATTAAAAGTTCGTCCCGGAGATTTGGAAGCGCTGACTTATAAAGCCGATGCGGCAATGGATATGCAAGAATACCATTGGGCAATGAGCTTATGTAATCGTGTATTAGAAGTGGATGACCAGAATGCACACGCTCTGTACCAACGTGCTTGTGCCTACGCAAGATTAGGTGCAGAAGGTCAGGCAATAGATGACTTAGAGCGTTCTATTGCAACCAGTGGCTCAATGAGAGAACTTCTGGCAGAAGAGCCTGATTTTGAGATGCTGAGAGGTTTAGATCGCTTTGAAGCTCTGTGTGTAGAATAG
- a CDS encoding HD domain-containing phosphohydrolase, translating into MRRRRYPLSIHITSLFLILTTLVGAVLISISYRHSQELLLGTVREISNEHRDKLESVFKQAIAPVITTLNVMAVSPFVSHQTSSTEQESWIASIDIIFKQNTNLVALFYGSDDGEFRIFRPLSTNKQRLENNAPAKATMMVSTINLKGENLISYLDGAHKVLSIVQQESEFDPTTRPWFRNAKPDGTIKLSEPYLFYFLKKNGITLSRRTYEGNHVVGADFTLDSLSSQISQLAYSPQSRLALFDQHFNLLGQHQLDLAIPNLSPIGDNNRTNSNVEDNKRSGSEQSQQLFNIPKRDQMAALKSSVLAPLISDEEKFNLNLKNIEYNLNTWALTLTPVQLTQDVTLYLAEATPHNDLLSDLISMRDKQVAVAIGMLFICFGIVWLVANRLSQPLNTLMQLTDNIARFDFRRTHYPKSMIKEVANLAHSIELMEHTLHDLINLLRDTAGNQEFSILAKNIAHQSYLITKAETIVLFTQSEEKDVFDTAANLAILPFKADINDFIKHTPWLLCQLKSGETIHLNREDNVLNYYQDSIFNSDLYLFPLLNREKLLVGIVVIGYERPITKIQADKHAFLRELLSFAEIAKDNIDQMQQQKDMLNAFIELIASAIDTKSPYTGGHCQRVPELTKWLTQATIDDDRYYPQFSLDNKQWEELMLAAWLHDCGKVTTPEYVVDKATKLETIYDRIHEVRMRFELLKQQAETDYWKAMANGALQEEQLKILEQSLSELDEEFAFVAQCNLGGESMTDEQLERLDQIAKRQWKRTLDDQLGLSWSEKERFNAQQSTTEKNEAEPASKDQTLPVMEPLLADKPEHKIPWDNGFNPADVWQEAFVLKPGEVKYNQGELHNLKVRRGTLNDEERFMINDHIIQTFTMLNKLPYPSYLKNIPDIASGHHERIDGKGYPRGLNEDQLPLPSRAMAIADVFEALTSSDRPYKKGKLLSESLNIMTDMATSGHIDPKLYLLFLENKIYDKYAERFLEANQRCEIDQNKHIERVKEYIRSLF; encoded by the coding sequence ATGAGACGAAGACGATATCCGCTGAGTATCCACATCACTAGCCTTTTCCTGATTTTGACAACACTTGTTGGTGCCGTACTTATCTCAATAAGCTACCGCCATTCGCAAGAGTTGTTGTTAGGCACAGTGCGCGAAATCAGTAATGAACATCGCGACAAACTGGAATCAGTGTTTAAGCAAGCCATCGCGCCCGTTATCACAACCTTGAATGTGATGGCTGTAAGCCCGTTTGTGTCTCATCAAACTTCGTCTACTGAGCAGGAATCTTGGATTGCCTCGATAGACATCATATTCAAACAAAATACCAATTTAGTCGCGCTGTTTTACGGATCTGATGATGGAGAGTTTAGGATTTTCCGCCCACTGAGCACCAACAAACAAAGACTTGAAAACAACGCACCAGCCAAAGCCACGATGATGGTCAGCACGATCAACCTCAAAGGCGAGAACCTTATCTCTTATCTTGATGGCGCACATAAGGTATTGAGCATCGTGCAACAAGAGAGTGAGTTTGACCCTACCACCCGACCTTGGTTCCGCAACGCTAAACCCGATGGAACAATAAAACTCTCTGAGCCTTATCTGTTTTACTTTCTTAAGAAGAACGGCATCACCCTTTCAAGGCGAACTTACGAGGGTAATCATGTGGTTGGCGCTGATTTCACTTTGGACTCTTTATCCTCTCAAATAAGCCAACTCGCCTATTCACCACAGAGTCGCTTGGCTTTGTTTGACCAACATTTCAACCTGTTAGGCCAACACCAACTTGACCTAGCAATACCCAACTTAAGCCCCATAGGTGATAACAACCGCACCAATAGCAACGTAGAGGACAATAAAAGATCCGGTAGCGAACAAAGCCAGCAACTATTCAACATCCCTAAACGTGATCAAATGGCCGCCTTAAAGTCGTCTGTTCTAGCCCCTCTTATTTCTGATGAAGAGAAATTCAACCTCAATTTAAAGAACATCGAGTACAACCTAAACACTTGGGCATTAACATTAACGCCCGTCCAGCTGACACAAGACGTCACCCTTTATTTGGCCGAAGCGACGCCACACAATGATCTGCTTTCTGATCTAATCTCGATGCGTGATAAACAAGTTGCCGTAGCGATTGGTATGTTGTTTATCTGTTTCGGTATCGTGTGGTTGGTCGCTAATCGCCTTTCTCAGCCACTCAATACACTCATGCAGCTGACTGACAACATTGCTCGATTTGATTTCAGAAGAACCCATTACCCTAAGAGCATGATCAAAGAAGTGGCCAACCTCGCCCACTCCATTGAGCTGATGGAGCACACACTTCATGATCTGATTAATTTACTGCGAGACACAGCGGGTAATCAGGAGTTTTCGATATTAGCCAAGAACATTGCCCATCAAAGCTATCTAATTACCAAGGCTGAAACCATCGTGCTGTTTACTCAGTCCGAAGAAAAGGATGTGTTTGATACGGCAGCCAACCTCGCCATTCTTCCCTTCAAGGCCGACATCAATGACTTCATCAAGCATACCCCTTGGTTGCTGTGTCAGCTTAAATCGGGTGAGACCATTCACCTCAACCGAGAGGATAATGTTCTTAACTATTATCAAGATTCTATCTTCAATTCAGACCTGTATCTTTTTCCTTTATTGAATCGTGAAAAGTTGTTGGTGGGCATTGTTGTGATTGGCTATGAAAGACCGATCACCAAGATACAGGCAGATAAACACGCCTTTTTAAGAGAGCTATTAAGCTTTGCCGAAATAGCTAAAGACAACATTGACCAAATGCAGCAACAGAAAGACATGCTGAATGCCTTCATCGAATTGATCGCCTCTGCGATTGATACCAAATCGCCTTACACGGGCGGACATTGCCAACGCGTCCCAGAACTCACTAAGTGGCTAACTCAAGCGACCATTGATGATGACCGTTACTACCCTCAGTTCTCACTCGATAACAAACAATGGGAAGAGCTGATGTTAGCCGCTTGGCTGCACGATTGTGGCAAAGTGACGACACCAGAATATGTGGTAGATAAGGCAACAAAATTAGAAACGATATATGACCGAATCCACGAAGTACGCATGCGTTTTGAATTATTAAAGCAACAAGCTGAAACCGATTATTGGAAAGCCATGGCGAACGGTGCGCTCCAAGAAGAGCAACTTAAAATACTCGAACAAAGTTTGTCTGAATTGGATGAAGAGTTTGCCTTCGTTGCACAGTGCAACCTTGGCGGGGAGTCGATGACGGACGAGCAATTAGAACGCTTAGACCAAATTGCCAAGCGTCAGTGGAAACGAACACTCGACGATCAGCTAGGGTTATCTTGGTCTGAAAAAGAGAGGTTTAATGCACAACAAAGCACAACTGAGAAGAATGAAGCTGAGCCAGCAAGCAAAGACCAAACACTACCGGTGATGGAGCCACTGCTTGCTGATAAACCGGAACATAAAATACCGTGGGATAATGGCTTTAACCCAGCAGATGTGTGGCAAGAAGCGTTTGTACTCAAACCCGGTGAAGTAAAATACAACCAGGGCGAACTGCACAATTTGAAAGTTCGTCGTGGCACCTTAAACGACGAAGAACGCTTTATGATCAACGACCATATCATTCAAACCTTCACTATGCTCAATAAGCTCCCTTACCCCTCTTATCTCAAGAACATTCCTGATATTGCCAGCGGACATCATGAGCGCATTGATGGTAAGGGCTACCCGAGAGGCTTAAACGAAGACCAATTGCCTCTGCCTTCTAGAGCGATGGCGATCGCTGATGTATTTGAAGCGCTCACCTCCAGTGACCGCCCTTATAAGAAAGGCAAACTATTAAGCGAATCACTAAATATCATGACCGATATGGCTACCAGCGGTCATATCGATCCAAAATTGTATCTACTGTTCTTAGAAAACAAAATCTATGACAAATACGCGGAGCGATTCCTTGAAGCTAACCAACGCTGCGAAATCGATCAGAACAAGCATATCGAACGAGTAAAAGAGTACATACGTTCGTTGTTCTAG